GTCACAGAGATTCGTCCCATCCCTGGTCAGGTCGGAGGAACCCTTTTTACGCCCCGTCTGGCCGAGATCGTTCGTAAAGAACCTATGACGGCGAAAGAGACCTTTTATGATCTCCGTCTCCGCGAGGGGAGAGAGCTGGGGCATGATCCCGGTCAATTCGTCACAGTATCAGTGTTTGGAGTAGGAGAAGCTTCCCTATCCATCTCCTCCTCACCAACTAAAACCGGATCGTTTGAGCTCTGTGTGCGCGCTGTGGGAGACGTAACTAACGCTCTCCAGAGGTTGCCGGTGGGGAGCGTAGTAGGCATCAGGGGGCCCTTCGGACGAGGTTTCCCGTTAGAGGTGATGCGTGGCCATGACATAATCTTTGTCGCCGGCGGTCTGGGCTTGGTTCCCCTCCGTTCCTTGATAAACAACGTCCTTGACGAACGAGCGAGCTTCGGTGAGGTGATGATCCTTTATGGCAGTCGTACGCCAGCCGACATACTCTTTAAGGATGAGCTGACTACGTGGTCAGCGCGTAAGGATGTGCTTTGCCTGACAACTGTAGATATAGGTGATGAAGCCTGGACAGGCAACGTGGGGGTGGTGACGACCCTCTTTCGCGGGCTGAAGCTGAACCCCCGCAATCTGGTGGCCGTTGTAGTAGGTCCTCCAGTGATGTTCCGCTTCGTTGTCAAGGATCTTTTATTCAGAGGCGTCTACGAGAGCCGTATCTTCCTTTCCCTGGAACGTCGCATGAAATGTGGTGTGGGAAAATGCGGACACTGTCAGATCAATGGGGTATATGTCTGCCAGGAGGGACCGGTTTTCAGTTATGCTCAGCTAAAGAAACTTGAAGAGGCGAGGATATAAATGAAACCGAAAATTGGCATCTTCGACTTCAGCGGCTGCGAAGGTTGCCAGCTGACGGTCTTGAGCCTAGAGGATGAGCTTCTCGATCTACTAGGAGCAGTAGAGATCGTCAACTTTCGTGAGGCGATGACTGAGAGAAGTGATGATTATGCTATCGCCTTTGTCGAGGGCACCATCACCAGGGAAGGGGAGGTGGAGCGGCTCAAGGGGATCAGAGAGAGGGCGAAGATACTAGTGGCCCTTGGTTCCTGTGCAGCAATTGGGGGCATAAATTGCCTGAAGAACTTCCACAACCTGGAGGAGGTACGCCATATAGTCTATGGGGATAAGGCCGATTACTTTGAGACCTTCGCTGCGCGACCACTAAAAGCGGTTGTACCAGTTGACTACGCTATATACGGTTGCCCCATCCCCAAACAGGAATTCCTGGAGGTGGCCAAGGCTCTGCTCTTGGCTAAGAAGCCGAACATCCCCAACTATGCTGTCTGTGTGGAATGTAAGCTGGCCGAGAATATCTGTGTCTTTGATAAAGGTATGACCTGCCTGGGACCGGTCACTCGCGCTGGTTGCAGGGCCATCTGCCCCACTTATGGCAACAAATGCGAAGGCTGTCGGGGGCTGGTAGACCAGCCGAACATCAACTCCCACAAGGAAGTATTGCGAGAGCGTGGCCTCACTGTGGAGGAAGTGCTAGCCCAGTTCCGCATGTTCGGCGGTTGTTTGGAGGGTATAAAATGAGGGACCTCACCATAAATATTCACCACGTCACCCGTGTAGAGGGGCACGGCAATATCAAGGTTAACATCAAGAATGGAGTCATCGAGGAGCTCAATCTGGAGATCGTCGAATCGCCACGCTTCTTCGAGGCTATGCTACGTGGACGACGCTGGGATGAAGCAGCGCATATCACTTCACGCATCTGTGGTATCTGTGCCGTGGGACACACGACAACATCGCTGCGTGCCACCGAGGCCGCCTTTGGACTTGAGCCATCAGAGCAAACAGTTTTACTGCGGAAACTCATCTTCAATGGTGAGATGATGCAGAGTCATATCCTGCATTTCTACTTCTTGGTCGCGCCGGACTTCTTTGGCATGGGCAGTGTCATCCCTTTGGCTTCCAGTCATCCGGCCGTTGTCCAACGAGCCCTGCGCCTGAAGAAATTAGCCAATGACGTCTGTGCTGTGGTAGGTGGACGCCACATCCATCCCATCTCGATGGTCGTCAACGGTTTCACTCGAATACCGAAACCGTCTGAGCTGAGGGAGATGCGGCAGCATCTGGTAGACGCCTGGCCAGACCTTCAGGCTACGGTTGATCTGTTCAGTACTCTCTCTATCCCCGACTTCGAGCGGCAGACCGAGTATGTCTCCCTGACCAATACAAAAGAGTACGCTTTCTATGATGGTGTGATCGCCTCAGGTGATGGAGGTACCATCCCGGTCAGCGGGTATAAGGATAAAATCAAGGAGAGTGTAGTCCCCCATTCAACAGCGAAGCACGCCAGCGCGACCAGAGAATCGTATATGGTGGGCGCTCTATCACGGGTGAACAATAATTATGAGCAGTTGTTGCCTAAGGCTAAAGAGGCGGCCAGGGCCTTGGGGTTGAAGGTTCCCTGTTACAATCCTTTTATGATAAGTATCGCTCAGCTGGTGGAGACAATACATTGCCTGGAGGATAGTATCAATATCATCGACTCTTTGCTGTCTAAAGGATTAAAGGAGGAAGATACCCGTGTTCAGATCAGGGCCGGCACAGGTGTGGGGGCTTGCGAGGTGCCGCGCGGTACCCTCTACCACGAGTATACCTTCGATGAACAAGGCCTCATCACCGCAGCAAACCTGATCATCCCTACAGCCCAAAACGTGGCCAATATTGAGAGAGACTTCAGGTCCATCGTTCCTACCCTCCTGGATAGACCCAAGGAGGAGATAGCGCTTACCCTGGAGATGTTGGTACGGGCTTATGATCCATGCATCTCCTGCTCGGTTCACCTGCTCAATGTTGAGTTTGTTTGAAAGCCGATATGACCACCGATAACGCTGCAAACGATCTCGCTAGTCTTGCGTACAGCCGTGGTTCTCCACGAAAGACGTTCGTCGTGGGACTTGGTAACCTGCTTCTCAAGGATGAGGGCATCGGGGTCCATGTTGTCCAGAGGATACAGCAGATGGGACTTCCCATCGAGGCCATCGATATAGGTACAGCCGGCCTGGACATAGTTGATTTAATGATCGCCGCTGAGCGCTTAATCATCATCGATGCCGCTTTGATGGGGCGCGAGGCCGGTAGCGTTGTTCGTTTTGATCTCGAAGAAGCCAACTTTCTTTCCACTCAGCGATCATTTTCACTGCACGAAGCAGGATTCGCCGCTATAATAGAGCTGGCCGAGGCGTTGGGGATCAAGCCGAAGGTCACCGTAATTGGCATTCAGCCGAAAGAGGTAGATTGGGGAACGGACCTCTCGCCGGAGTTGGAGGCTAAAATAGCGGAGATCATCGACCTGGTCCTGAAAGAGTTGGGCCTGGAGGAGGTCAGGCTCAGAGCCTAAGGGACAAACAACTATTATGAACTGAAGCGAGGAGGCCAAATGGTATCCAAAGAAATCTTGCGGAAAACTGATGTCTTTGTAGGGTTGACGGACGAACAATTAGAGAGCGTCGCCGCCATCGCTCAAGAAGAGGTTTACGAGCCAGGAGCGATCATCTTCAGTGAGCACGATATAGCCAAGAATCTCTACATCGTTGAGGATGGTCGGGTGGCTGTCCAGATCCCCGTCGATAAGCACCGCCGGGCTACGATCCATACTGTGACCAATGGCCTTACCTTTGGATGGTCTGCCCTGGTTGAACCCTATCGCTTTACAGCCTCAGCCCGCTGCGTTGAGCCCAGTAGGGTTATCACCATTGATGGGGCAGAGCTCGGCAAGCTGTTTGAAGGGGACTGTCGCATGGGCTTCATCGTGATGAGTCGAATTGCCATGATCATCTCTGGCCGGCTCCGCGATACCATGTTGCAGCTGATCAGTCTTCAAGGATAGGCTGTTACCGCAACAATATGACGATCAGGGCCAGGATACTCGTTCGGGGCATGGTACAAGGGGTTGGCTTTCGCCCTTTTATCTACCGTTTAGCCAACGAATATGGCCTGAATGGCTGGGTGCTGAACTCTGATGAGGGGGTAGTTATTGATGTCGAAGGCGATGCGGTGGATCAATTCACCACTGCTACCAGGGCGAAAGCTCCCCCTCTGGCCAGGATCGAGTCCCTAGAGGTAACAATTCTGCCCCCCATTGGCTACGAATCCTTCCTAATTAAGGAGAGCCAAAACGGCTCCAATGGTCTGGCTCTGATCTCGCCGGATATAGCCGTTTGCTCCGCCTGCTTGCAGGAACTCTTTGATCCCCACAACCATCGCTACCGCTACCCCTTCATTAACTGTACAGATTGTGGCCCTCGCTTTACTATAACCAGGGATATTCCTTATGACCGAATCAATACGACGATGGCCACCTTCACGATGTGTCCGACGTGTGCCTGGGAATACCACGAGGCGACTGACCGTCGTTTCCACGCTCAACCAAACGCCTGCCCTATCTGTGGACCAAAGGTTTGGCTGGTGCCTAACACGCCAGCAGAACAGTTGGATTGTAGGTCGGTCAAGCCGAACTATCCGACCAAGACTCTATCAAACCCTTCCCACGCGTTTCCTGGGAGCCAACCGGTAGAGTCGTTCACCGCATCCAGGGCAGAAGCGTGGGGTGACCATAGTGAGGAGTGCATCGAAGCAACGCTGAGACTGTTGTGTGCTGGTTATACGGTGGCCGTGAAGGGAATAGGTGGCTTCCATCTGGCTTGCGATGCCACTAATGATACCGCAGTGGCCCGCTTGCGTTGGCGCAAGGGACGTGTTGAGAAGCCTTTTGCCCTTATGTCGCCGGATGTAGCTACCGTTGAAACTTATTGTTACATCGGTGAAGAAGAACGAGCCCTTTTGGAATCTGCTGAGCGCCCCATCGTTCTCCTTCGCCGTCGAACGGATGGGCCCATTTCGTCCCTGGTTGCCCCAGGCAACAACTCTTTGGGGGTAATGTTGCCTTACTCCCCCCTACACCATCTACTGCTGGCCGCTAGGGAAGGGCAAAATCCGCCAGCTTTGGTGATGACCAGCGGTAACGTTAGTGAGGAACCGATCGCCATCAGCAATGCTGAGGCCTTGGAATGTCTATCTTCTATCGCTGATGCCTTTCTATTACATAATCGCGATATTTATATGCGTTGCGATGACTCGGTCGCCCGTATAGTGGAGGGTGAAGCCATGCTCCTCCGTCGCTCACGGGGCTATGTTCCTTCACCCGTCGAGTTAAAGAGGAAGGTAAGACCAGTATTAGCTTGTGGGGCAGAGCTGAAGAATGCATTTTGTTTGACTAAAGGTACCTATGCTTTCCTCAGCCAACACATTGGCGACCTGCAAAATATGGAAACGCTACGCTCCTTCGAAGCTGCGATCGAGCACTTCAAACACCTTTTCCGCATTGAGCCACAGGTAGTCGCCCATGATCTTCACCCGGATTATCTTTCTACTAAATACGCTGAGAGCCTCGATCGGTCACAAGGAGGAGCCACGAGTGCCACTAAAGCGCGTGTCGCTGTACAGCACCACCATGCCCATATCGCCAGCTGCATGGCCGAAAACGGCCTGGATGAAGCGGTCATAGGGGTGGCTTTTGACGGGACAGGATATGGGAGCGATGGGGCTATTTGGGGTGGCGAGTTTCTAGTTTGTACCTACAAACGGTTTCAAAGATGGGCCCATTTAAAGTACGTTCCCATGCCTGGTGGTGAGGTCGCCATTCGCAAGCCGTACCGTATGGCCTTGAGCCACCTGGTCGCCGCCTATGGTGATTTCAAGGAAAAAGTCCTCTCCACCTCGATCATCTCTGTAGATCCCTTGGAGCTGGACATCATCCAAAAGCAGCTCCAGAAAGGGCTTAATGCGCCCCTGACTTCCAGCTGTGGTCGGCTATTTGATGCCGTCGCCGCCCTGCTTGGCCTTCGCCAGATAGTGAATTATGAGGGGCAGGCAGCCATCGAATTGGAGATGATAGCAGCCGAAGATGTGGAAGGCGATTACGAATGGGGTTATAATCGTGACCAGCCATTAGTGCTTGATGCGGCCCCAGTGATAAGAGGTATCATTGCCGACCTTTGCTACGGCCTGCCTGAAGAGATTATCGCGGCCAAGTTTCACAACGCTGTAGTCCAACTGATAATCACTGTCTGCCAAAGGATTCGCGAGCGAGAGGGGCTGGATAAGGTGCTCTTAAGTGGTGGTGTCTTTCAGAACCTTTACCTGTTGAAGCGAGTTCTACCTGCTTTGCGGCAGGCAGGATTTCAGCCCTTTATCCAAAGGCGTGTCCCCTGTAATGATGGGGGAATTGCCCTGGGCCAGGCGATGGTGGCCGACGCCCAGATGGAGGACTAATTGTGCCTCTTTGCTGGAAGTCCCACAAGGGCAGGCGTTTAGGGGCGAGAAACAGTTCGGACCTGGAATGAGTGTTCGTTGGCATGCACGAATTGACAATTAGCGAGAACATCCTGGCGGTGGCTATCGCTGAAGCTGAAAAGCATAGAGCCAAGCGCATCAGAGCCATTCACCTTAAGATAGGAGCCTTAACTCAGGTTGATGCCGCCTGTGTATCCTTCTACCTTAATATTATTGGGCAAGGAACCATCGCTGAGGGGGTGCGACTGGAGACGACGCTGATACCACTGACGGCCAGATGTAGCTCATGTCAAACTACGTTTGCGGTATCTGATTACACTTTTTATTGTGCTCACTGTGGTGGTGAGGCTGAGCTAGTTGAAGGTAAGGAGTTGCTGGTAGAAAGCATAGAGGTGGAGTAACCGATGTGTTTAGCGATACCGATGAAGGTGTTGGCTATCGAGGATGATTACCGTGGCCAGGTGGAGATGGGTGGGTTAAGGCGGCAGGTGGGCCTTCAATTGGTGCCCGAGGTCACCGTTGGTGATTATGTGCTGGTGCATGCGGGCTATGCTATCGCCCGGATTGAGGAGTCCGAAGCCTTAGAGACACTCAGGTTGTTGGAGGAGATGGTTGCGCTATCTGGATGAGTTTCAGGATCGAACCCTCGCTCAAAAGATAGTGACGAAAATCGTCCAGATGACTGATCGTCCCTTGTGCTTTATGGAGGTGTGCGGGACACACACCGTAGCTATATTTCGCAGTGGTATTAGACACCTTCTGCCAGAAATGCTGACCCTCCTATCCGGCCCTGGTTGTCCGGTCTGTGTTACTTCTCAAAAGGATATTGATAAGGCCATCGCCCTGGCCACAGAGCCAGGGGTAATCCTGGTCACTTACGGTGATATGTTGAAAGTACCAGGCACACGCTCTAGTCTGCAACAGGAGAGGGCCAGGGGCGCTGATATCAGGGTCGTCTACTCGGTAAGCGATGCCCTTCAGATTGCAGCCGATAATCCAGCCAAGATGATAGTCTTCTTGGGCGTTGGCTTCGAAACCACCGTCCCAAATGCAGCCCTTTCAGTATTGGAGGCGCAGAAGCGAAAAATAAAAAATTATCTTGTTTTGTCAATTCATAAGCTGATTGGACCTCCCCTACGGGCTCTGCTTGAGGCCGGCGAGGTGCAATTGAACGGCTTTATCTTGCCTGGCCATGTAAGCACCATAATCGGCGCTCGTCCCTACGAATTTATCGCCTCAGACTACAATGTTTCCGGGGTGATCACTGGGTTTGAACCACTCGATATACTGCAAGCCATTTATATGCTTGTTCAACAGGTACGAGATGGGTCATCTAAAATAGAGATTCAATATCGGCGGGCCGTTTCTTGGGAGGGCAACAGGGTAGCCCAGATGGTGATCGATGAGGTTTTTGAGCCGGCTGATGCGACCTGGCGTGGCCTGGGGGTTATACCCCAGAGTGGACTCAGGCTCAGAGAGAAATTCGCCGCTTTTGATGCCGATCACGTCTTTGCCGTAGAGACCGACTTCAGTCGAGAACCAGCTGGATGCCGTTGCGGCGAAATTTTGCGCGGTGTGGAAATTCCCTCCCGATGTTCCCTCTTTGCCACGGTCTGCACTCCGGAACAGCCCGTTGGTCCATGCATGGTGTCATCCGAGGGAACCTGCTCAACTTATTATCAATACGCAAGGACGCAGGTCTGAGGGTTTAGAGAGATGGAAATAAGAGTACAAACGAATGTTCTGGCAGCCAATGAGGCGATAGCCACTCAAAATAGAGCATTGTTTCATCGCTGTGGTTGCTATGCCTTGAATCTAATGGGTTCACCTGGCGCGGGAAAGACCAGCCTATTAGAAAGGACGATTGAGGCCCTGAGAGGAGCGCTAAATATAGGGGTGATTGAGGGTGATATTGCTACCTCGCTTGATACAGAGCGTATCTTACGCCACAATGTGCCTGCTGTGCAGGTGAATACTGGTGGCAACTGCCACTTGGATGCGCGTATGGTTCAATACGGCGTAGAGCAGCTGAACATAACCGGACTACAACTGCTCTTTATTGAGAACGTGGGCAATCTTGTCTGTCCAGCTGGATTCGATCTGGGCGAGGAGGCCAGGATAACAGTGCTCAGCGTGACCGAAGGGGACGACAAGCCGTTGAAGTACCCGCGCATGTTTCAGGAATCAACTGCGCTGATCATCAACAAGATAGATCTCTTACCCTTTACAGATTGTGATCTGGCCAAGATCGAAACAACCGCGCTTCGTATTAATCCCCATCTAAAAATATTCGAGGTATCCTGCCGTGACGGGAGAGGGATAGAGATGTGGGCCGTCTGGTTACAGGAGCAGGTGGAACGTTTCTTGAAACAGAGGGTGCTAACAGTGGGCCAGGGTGATGAGATCAGATAGAATTCTCCTCGGTCACGGCAGTGGCGGGCGATTGATGCATGAGCTTATCCAGCATCTATTTGCGCCTCTCCTGGATAACGAGCTATTGCGCCAACGTGACGACTCGTGTCGTCTGGAGATCTCTGCTCAATCCCTGGCTTTCACTACCGACACCTTTGTGGTCAAGCCGCTCTTCTTTCCGGGTGGAGACATCGGCCGCTTGGCCATTTGCGGCACAGTTAACGATCTGGCTATGCTGGGGGCACAACCTATCTATCTCTCCGCCGCCTTCGTTATTGAGGAGGGCCTACCCCTGGAAGACTTGCGGCGAATAGTCAACAGCATACGTCTGGCCAGTGAAGAGGCCAGCGTGACCATCGTAACGGCTGATACTAAGGTCGTGGAGAAAGGTAGCGCCGATAGCCTATTCATCAATACGTCAGGCATTGGGCTTATTCCCAGGGACATCCACATCGCCGGTCAGAATGCGAGACCAGGTGATAGGGTGATCCTGAGCGGCTATATCGGCGATCACGGTATCGCCGTCCTTAGCCAGCGTGAAGGACTGCGTTTTCAAACAGAGATCGAGAGCGATTGTGCCCCGCTCAATGCCCTTGTGGCAGCGATGTTGGAAGTCAGTTCTGAAATTCACGCCCTCCGTGATCCCACGCGAGGAGGGCTGGCCACCACACTGAACGAGCTGGCGGCCCAATCAGAGGTAGGCATCAAGATAGACGAGGAAGCTATCCCCGTACGAGATAGCGTTCGAGCCGCCTGCGAGATGCTGGGCTATGATCCCTTATACGTGGCCAACGAAGGAAAACTGGTGGCGGTTGTTGCCCCCCAGGTAGCAGAGACTATGGTGTCCCGTATGCGTCATGAGCGATATGGCGCAAAGGCGGCGATCATCGGTGAGGTGATCGCTGGCCCTGCGGGGAGGGTTCTTATGACGACCAAGATCGGTGGAACCAGAATCGTCGACATGCTGGCAAGCGAGATCCTACCACGGATCTGTTAAACGGAGCCTGAGATTTCACCGACGCAGTTTCCCTGGTCAAGTTCCTTATGTTTTCAAAGCAGTCCCGTCAAGTTGTTTCCCTTACTCAGTAGCATTTCGTGCAGCTCCTGCAACGGTGGGATGGCCCGTAACATCTCTTCGGGCAACTTGCTCCAATAGACCCCCTTAGGCTTGGGATAGCGGGTTGCTACCTTAATCGTCCTGGTGGGGGTGATGATTAGATCGATAATTGTATCGTATTCCGCGACCGGAAATTCTTTGTCCATCAGTTGGCAATCGTGTCCTACCGCAATTATGGGAGTATGGTCATCGACGACACCGATATCACGGAACATCGCCCATTCGAGATCAAAATAGCCGTGCCCCTTACCAAAGCGAACTCCCTGATAGTTGATAGCTGAAGCACCGGTCACCAAGAAGTCAAAATGTCCCAGTCTCTGGACATCACTCAAGCTGACTGGCTTAGAAAAACGGTCCATACCATCGATGGTTGAGGCGTATTCCTCCTGACCTTGAGGCACAAAATCCCGTTCCATATAAAAGAATCCCCGGGCTATGCCATATGTTGACATAACGAAGGGTTTGACGTCTAGGAGGCAGTACTCGCGCAGTTTCTGAAGATTGTTATCAGGTGTGATGAAAATGAGCTTTGACTGTCTATAGAGATCCATTCCCCTTATGCGATCAGCGCAGGCTACGCTGCCCTCATAATCGGGAATGTAACTGGAGAAATCCCAATGGAATCTTGAGTCTGGCTTGGCCACCTTTCGGAGATTAACCCAAACCGTGTTCCTAAGCAAATCCTTCTCGTTTTGCGACGCTGAACCGAAGCCCTGCCTAGAGCTTGACATTAGACTTGACCTCCCTTTCTTCCATTATCTTTACAAGTATGGCACACATCTCCTCTTGCGTGAGAACGCTAGCGTCATGATGGTCATTTCCCCATAACCTTTGGGCTAGACGGGTTATCTGCGGTGGCTTCAGGAAACTTTTTTGAAGGAGATCAACTTGTGAGAAGACAATACGGGTGTTGTCATCCAACAGGATACGCCCCTTCCACATAACTATGGTACGGGGGACATAGCGTGCCACCAGCTCCATCTCGTGGGTGACGATGATGATCGTTTTCCCCGCTTTATTCAGGTTGGTCAACAGGCGAAGAACAGCGTGAGACTCCTTGGCATCAAATCCGGTGGTTGGCTCGTCAACGACGATCACCTCTGGTTCCATAGCCAACACCTCGGCGATGGCTAACCGCTGCCTGTCGGCTTTGCTCAAGAAATGCGGATGCAGA
The Chloroflexota bacterium DNA segment above includes these coding regions:
- a CDS encoding FAD/NAD(P)-binding protein, encoding MTLDVTEIRPIPGQVGGTLFTPRLAEIVRKEPMTAKETFYDLRLREGRELGHDPGQFVTVSVFGVGEASLSISSSPTKTGSFELCVRAVGDVTNALQRLPVGSVVGIRGPFGRGFPLEVMRGHDIIFVAGGLGLVPLRSLINNVLDERASFGEVMILYGSRTPADILFKDELTTWSARKDVLCLTTVDIGDEAWTGNVGVVTTLFRGLKLNPRNLVAVVVGPPVMFRFVVKDLLFRGVYESRIFLSLERRMKCGVGKCGHCQINGVYVCQEGPVFSYAQLKKLEEARI
- a CDS encoding NADH:ubiquinone oxidoreductase encodes the protein MKPKIGIFDFSGCEGCQLTVLSLEDELLDLLGAVEIVNFREAMTERSDDYAIAFVEGTITREGEVERLKGIRERAKILVALGSCAAIGGINCLKNFHNLEEVRHIVYGDKADYFETFAARPLKAVVPVDYAIYGCPIPKQEFLEVAKALLLAKKPNIPNYAVCVECKLAENICVFDKGMTCLGPVTRAGCRAICPTYGNKCEGCRGLVDQPNINSHKEVLRERGLTVEEVLAQFRMFGGCLEGIK
- a CDS encoding Ni/Fe hydrogenase subunit alpha, with translation MRDLTINIHHVTRVEGHGNIKVNIKNGVIEELNLEIVESPRFFEAMLRGRRWDEAAHITSRICGICAVGHTTTSLRATEAAFGLEPSEQTVLLRKLIFNGEMMQSHILHFYFLVAPDFFGMGSVIPLASSHPAVVQRALRLKKLANDVCAVVGGRHIHPISMVVNGFTRIPKPSELREMRQHLVDAWPDLQATVDLFSTLSIPDFERQTEYVSLTNTKEYAFYDGVIASGDGGTIPVSGYKDKIKESVVPHSTAKHASATRESYMVGALSRVNNNYEQLLPKAKEAARALGLKVPCYNPFMISIAQLVETIHCLEDSINIIDSLLSKGLKEEDTRVQIRAGTGVGACEVPRGTLYHEYTFDEQGLITAANLIIPTAQNVANIERDFRSIVPTLLDRPKEEIALTLEMLVRAYDPCISCSVHLLNVEFV
- a CDS encoding hydrogenase maturation protease yields the protein MKADMTTDNAANDLASLAYSRGSPRKTFVVGLGNLLLKDEGIGVHVVQRIQQMGLPIEAIDIGTAGLDIVDLMIAAERLIIIDAALMGREAGSVVRFDLEEANFLSTQRSFSLHEAGFAAIIELAEALGIKPKVTVIGIQPKEVDWGTDLSPELEAKIAEIIDLVLKELGLEEVRLRA
- a CDS encoding cyclic nucleotide-binding domain-containing protein, whose amino-acid sequence is MVSKEILRKTDVFVGLTDEQLESVAAIAQEEVYEPGAIIFSEHDIAKNLYIVEDGRVAVQIPVDKHRRATIHTVTNGLTFGWSALVEPYRFTASARCVEPSRVITIDGAELGKLFEGDCRMGFIVMSRIAMIISGRLRDTMLQLISLQG
- the hypF gene encoding carbamoyltransferase HypF, which encodes MVQGVGFRPFIYRLANEYGLNGWVLNSDEGVVIDVEGDAVDQFTTATRAKAPPLARIESLEVTILPPIGYESFLIKESQNGSNGLALISPDIAVCSACLQELFDPHNHRYRYPFINCTDCGPRFTITRDIPYDRINTTMATFTMCPTCAWEYHEATDRRFHAQPNACPICGPKVWLVPNTPAEQLDCRSVKPNYPTKTLSNPSHAFPGSQPVESFTASRAEAWGDHSEECIEATLRLLCAGYTVAVKGIGGFHLACDATNDTAVARLRWRKGRVEKPFALMSPDVATVETYCYIGEEERALLESAERPIVLLRRRTDGPISSLVAPGNNSLGVMLPYSPLHHLLLAAREGQNPPALVMTSGNVSEEPIAISNAEALECLSSIADAFLLHNRDIYMRCDDSVARIVEGEAMLLRRSRGYVPSPVELKRKVRPVLACGAELKNAFCLTKGTYAFLSQHIGDLQNMETLRSFEAAIEHFKHLFRIEPQVVAHDLHPDYLSTKYAESLDRSQGGATSATKARVAVQHHHAHIASCMAENGLDEAVIGVAFDGTGYGSDGAIWGGEFLVCTYKRFQRWAHLKYVPMPGGEVAIRKPYRMALSHLVAAYGDFKEKVLSTSIISVDPLELDIIQKQLQKGLNAPLTSSCGRLFDAVAALLGLRQIVNYEGQAAIELEMIAAEDVEGDYEWGYNRDQPLVLDAAPVIRGIIADLCYGLPEEIIAAKFHNAVVQLIITVCQRIREREGLDKVLLSGGVFQNLYLLKRVLPALRQAGFQPFIQRRVPCNDGGIALGQAMVADAQMED
- the hypA gene encoding hydrogenase maturation nickel metallochaperone HypA, which produces MHELTISENILAVAIAEAEKHRAKRIRAIHLKIGALTQVDAACVSFYLNIIGQGTIAEGVRLETTLIPLTARCSSCQTTFAVSDYTFYCAHCGGEAELVEGKELLVESIEVE
- a CDS encoding HypC/HybG/HupF family hydrogenase formation chaperone; the encoded protein is MCLAIPMKVLAIEDDYRGQVEMGGLRRQVGLQLVPEVTVGDYVLVHAGYAIARIEESEALETLRLLEEMVALSG
- the hypD gene encoding hydrogenase formation protein HypD, whose amino-acid sequence is MRYLDEFQDRTLAQKIVTKIVQMTDRPLCFMEVCGTHTVAIFRSGIRHLLPEMLTLLSGPGCPVCVTSQKDIDKAIALATEPGVILVTYGDMLKVPGTRSSLQQERARGADIRVVYSVSDALQIAADNPAKMIVFLGVGFETTVPNAALSVLEAQKRKIKNYLVLSIHKLIGPPLRALLEAGEVQLNGFILPGHVSTIIGARPYEFIASDYNVSGVITGFEPLDILQAIYMLVQQVRDGSSKIEIQYRRAVSWEGNRVAQMVIDEVFEPADATWRGLGVIPQSGLRLREKFAAFDADHVFAVETDFSREPAGCRCGEILRGVEIPSRCSLFATVCTPEQPVGPCMVSSEGTCSTYYQYARTQV
- the hypB gene encoding hydrogenase nickel incorporation protein HypB produces the protein MEIRVQTNVLAANEAIATQNRALFHRCGCYALNLMGSPGAGKTSLLERTIEALRGALNIGVIEGDIATSLDTERILRHNVPAVQVNTGGNCHLDARMVQYGVEQLNITGLQLLFIENVGNLVCPAGFDLGEEARITVLSVTEGDDKPLKYPRMFQESTALIINKIDLLPFTDCDLAKIETTALRINPHLKIFEVSCRDGRGIEMWAVWLQEQVERFLKQRVLTVGQGDEIR
- the hypE gene encoding hydrogenase expression/formation protein HypE, with amino-acid sequence MRSDRILLGHGSGGRLMHELIQHLFAPLLDNELLRQRDDSCRLEISAQSLAFTTDTFVVKPLFFPGGDIGRLAICGTVNDLAMLGAQPIYLSAAFVIEEGLPLEDLRRIVNSIRLASEEASVTIVTADTKVVEKGSADSLFINTSGIGLIPRDIHIAGQNARPGDRVILSGYIGDHGIAVLSQREGLRFQTEIESDCAPLNALVAAMLEVSSEIHALRDPTRGGLATTLNELAAQSEVGIKIDEEAIPVRDSVRAACEMLGYDPLYVANEGKLVAVVAPQVAETMVSRMRHERYGAKAAIIGEVIAGPAGRVLMTTKIGGTRIVDMLASEILPRIC
- a CDS encoding methenyltetrahydrofolate synthetase, producing the protein MSSSRQGFGSASQNEKDLLRNTVWVNLRKVAKPDSRFHWDFSSYIPDYEGSVACADRIRGMDLYRQSKLIFITPDNNLQKLREYCLLDVKPFVMSTYGIARGFFYMERDFVPQGQEEYASTIDGMDRFSKPVSLSDVQRLGHFDFLVTGASAINYQGVRFGKGHGYFDLEWAMFRDIGVVDDHTPIIAVGHDCQLMDKEFPVAEYDTIIDLIITPTRTIKVATRYPKPKGVYWSKLPEEMLRAIPPLQELHEMLLSKGNNLTGLL